CAATCTCAATCTCAGACTCCGTCAACATTTTACATGCTTCAGCCCAAACACGGGAATGATATTATGTTTGTGGATGGATGAACCCATGGACAGACAGTGACCAGACACCCTATGGTACTATCTGCCGAAGTGAAGGGTAAGGTTGCTAAGGTGGAGACTACGGAGCTCAGTGCCGGCTATCAGCCAGGCTACAGTGATTAGACGCTTCCCCTAGGACTTCCAGCCATCCCAAATGACAAAGgccgagggggggggggggataagccAGCTGCTATGCTGGCTTACCAGGGGCATTAAGGCATTTAGAACTGTCTGCAAGCAGATTACACAGGGAAGGTTTTCAGCTCCCCACTGCCGTTCTTTAGCCAACGTGAGTCCATTTTGGGAGTGTGGGTATATTTAAGATCAGGGGAAGGGACTGTGTTATGCAGACTTTCCTTGCTGTGACAAATATTTGAGAAAACATAAGGGAAGACTGACACAGTCCGTGGGTGGCTGGCTGTGTTGTTTCAGGGTTGAGGCATGGCACACAGCGGCAGGAGGGTATGGTGGGAAACTGTTCCTCATGGCAGAAGGGCATGGTGGGAAACTGTTCCtcatggcagccaggaagcaaagaggggAAAGAGGCCACCGATAAGGAGCATCTTTGAAGACATTCCGCCAATGACTTCTTCcaacctcccacagcccccagctCCTGCCATACTCTCCACTGTTCCCCTGTGGTCCACAGAGTCACGACGCCAGCCTTGGATCAATGCTTCAGTTAGGTCAGGGACCTCATGACCCAGTCACCTCTCAGCTGGGAACCTGGCCTTCAACACAGATCAAACcacaagagagaaaaacaaactacTAAGCAATTGCTAAGGAACGGTGACCAATCAGAGGAGACCCTCGCACCAACCAATCAGAGCAGAACAAATCCTAGCTGGCCAGGCTTAGGCCCAGTGAAGATTAGCCAGCCCTGCCCTGCAGGAACTAAAACGGCAAAGACGGCTGTCTCCTGGTCACCCTTAGAAGTAGAAATAGACCTAATGGGAGATGTCATGATAAACCATGTACCTTCACATACATGTGACGTACTAaggaataaaaagaatgaatctgaAAGTACTTTTtattcccgcccccccccccttttgacAGCCATCTGCCCTACATAGCCCTATGACTCACTCCAAAATGCACACTTCATGACATTTCCTGGTATTAATGAATTGCTCTCAAGAGGATTAACCTCTGCCCGGATTGGGAGTGTGGAGGAGGGGAACGGGTAAGAACACGAGGAGGAGACACATATTTCTCCCATGGTAAAAGCTTAAGCAGATCCTTGCTTAGCCTGCCACCTGGTGGCCAGCATGTAAACTTCCCTCACTTACAGCGGCTGGGCTAATGCTTCAACCAGTTCCGAAGTCTCTCTCAGCCACACACAGGGAAGATTTGCAAATCCAGATCCTCGCCCAGGGCTATAGCCTGGGCTCCCTTCAACCTTGCAATGTTGCTGgagatggccttgaatttctaatcctccGGCCTCTGCTTCCGGAGTTAACTAGGACTACAGGGATTTGCTACTAAGCCTAACTGTGGGTGgcgctgaggattgaacccaaggttctgtgtatgccaggcaagcactccaccaaccgAACTACCTCTCCAGCCTAAGTTACCGTTATTAAGGAGAAGACAGAACGCAACAGAGCCAAGAGGTACCCCAAAAGAGACATCGTAGTCCTCCAGGGTATAGGGCTTGTCTGCGAGGTCTTCAAAGAACTCGGCCAGGGAGTCCAGGGTCTCTTCCGCCAGTCTTTCATACGCTGTCTCGTCTAGAGAGCTGCAGGGGGAAAACCCCAGACAATGTTACCAACTGCAGtcataataaatacatacaaactgaaaaaaaaaaaaaaaaaaaaggctttctaGCAGAAGTAACCAGCTAGCAAGATGGAGTGTGGGTGAGACCCAAGCACTAGGGTTCACAACAGTCCTTCCTGCTCCGTCAGCCACCTTGATTCTCCAAGTCACTTCCCGTTAACACCAAAATGATGTATCTACCTTTATCTTTCCTGGGTCTTGAGGCAGAGTCTGGCTAGGTAGTTCTGGGAGGTTTCAAACTCACACAGCAGCACTCCGGCTTGCCCCAGCCTCAGAATTGTTGACGTCACAGCTGTGAGAGACACCAGGCCTAGCTTTTCTCATCCACTCACCTTtcatttagttctttttttttttttttttttcgagacagggtttctctgtgtagtcctggctgtcctgaaactcaccctgtagaccaagctggcctcaaactcagaaatccgcctgtctctgcctcccaagtgctgggattaaaggcgtgcaccaccactgcccagctcatttAGTTCTTAAATGACAATTGAGTTTAtcgggttttttttcttttttttttttattacgtattttcctcaattacatttccaatgctatcccaaaagtcccccccacacacccccccactcccctacccacccattcccattttttggccctggcgttcccctgtactggagcatataaagtttgcctgaccaatgggcctctctttccagtgatggccgactaggccatctttttgatacatatgcagctagagtcaagagctctggggtactggttagttcataatgttgttccaccgatagggttgcagatctctttagctccttggatactttctctagctcctccattgggggccctgtgatccatccaacagctgactgtgaacatccacttctgtgtttgctaggccccagtttATCGGTTTTTAAacgacttatttttattttatgtgcatggtgttttgcctgcatgtctgtgtgagggtgtcagagcccctggacctggagttacagacagtcatgagatgccatgtaggtgctgagaagtgAACCGGGGTCCTCTGGTAcagcaccaagtgctcttaaccactaagccatctctccagcccctcatttatatttttaaattgatggAAACTACCCAGCATGCACAGAGTAAAAACTTTAACTGcataaaggagttacagagaaaagcaGCCTCTTTTCCAAATGGCGACCATCGCCAGAGGCAGTCACATCTGCCAAGTCTTTTCTGTGATCTCCTAGAcgcctttaaatttttaaaaatataagaacgAAGTaccttgtttgttttctctgagaCAAGCTCTTCCTaggtagctcaggttggctttggatttacaattctcctgcctcagtttcccaagcagctgtgattaaagatgtgtactctACTACTGTGTCTAGTTcattatattttctgtattttacacATCCACTCTTGCTGGACACTGGGGCTGTTTTCATTGCTTTTGTTACTAAATATTTGTTGGTCAAGACACAAAGTGGggaaaaaatatttgtattatatatatctgaaaatggactaaaccagAATACAAATCAATAAGAGGAATATCCAACAGAAAAGTGGTAAAATAGTGTGCACCGATTACATAAGAGATGGCCACATGACCTGTGAGCATGATCAactttgttaatattttaaaaagaagatttaaAAATGAGATATGTCATGAAAGGCACAGGAGGTGGGGCAAGCAGGGCTTTCTGCTGCTGAGGGGCAGGCAGAGATCAGTTGCTTTGGAAACCACTGTGGAACATGCTCACAGGCTGTGGCCTTTCCTGTGGCCCTTCAGGCCCACTCTCGGGAATATGCACAATAGAAACTCCCAGGGTCACTACAGGAGGTGTATTATTTTAGCATGGTTGGATTGAAGCTATCTCATAGCACCAAACTGGGAAACGCCCAGGTATGAAGATAACAGGAGAGAAGAATTGCACTGAGCTCCAGCTAAGGACCACCACCTAACAAGATAGAATCGTCTAAGACTCTGAGAGCAATGTGACAGATGTCACAAATGACAGTGATGGGATGAGCTGCATACAGACACATTGGTACTCAGCCACATGGAGTGTGTGCAAAATAAACAACCATAAAAGCCAATTCAAGCAGCTATAGATCAGAATGGCAGCTATGCTAAAGGGGTTAATATTAGACTTGGAGCGAGCAGGGTGCTTGCCCAGGCTCTactgacagtctctctctctctctctctctctctctctctctctctctctctctctcctaatttgaagatttacttttattatttaatagcatgtgtataggtgtttgcttgtgtatatatatatatatatatatatatatatatatatatatatatatatatatatacacacacacacacatatatatatacatatacatatatatacacacacacacacacacaaccggagtcttctgcaagagctgcAAGTGCTTTTAACATCTCCCCAGTCCTTGGTAGTCTGTTTCTTGGGCTGGAACCGATTTCACAGTGTGTTCTCTCTATCTCTTGCAATTCAGTTTTGGGAAAAATATGCAGCTGAAACCCTATGGAACGTTTCTCTATAGTTtgtcaggttttatttttaattaaaaattcttttctttttgagacaggctgttaCTCTGCAGTGCAGGCTAACTTCCTGCCCGTGCCGGCGACCGACTGCCGGGATTGCAGGAATGCACCAGCAAAATCCAGCCTATTGTTCTACTCCCACAATCTgccagggctgaggcaggaggactgtgagttcAACATCAGCCTGGGCAATATAGAGAGACTCGGtctaaaacagacagacagacagacaggcagatggacagacagacacgaCCCTCCAAAATCCTTGCACATTTCTATGAACCCATAGAGGTCAGTTGATCAGTAGGTCTGGGAGCAGTAGGACGGAGGGACCACTGACTAATGAAGTGCACAGAATTCCTTTCGGGAGGGGTGAACACTCCCTGAATTAGATAGTGGTAACAGCTGTAGGTGCTAAGGACTATCACCTCTGATGGTGTCCATGTCACCTGAACTATGACAAGAAAACCACTGCTGCACTGGGAAGTGTCTGGGAGTTAGATATGAATTACCAAGTATAaaggcctgggttccatccccaacgACAGGATGAAGGAATATAATGCATTAAGCCTTCCTTCTGTGGGCTTTTGTGCCCCAGTGGAGGTAACCAGGGGCCTACAGTAAGCCACCAGCGACTGCTGGGTGCTAACAGCATCTGATCCATCCTTTACCCAGCCCATCCTCTTGGTAGGGCACAACACGGACGGGCTATGGGACTGACCAGAATGGTAGGAGCTACTCTCTAAATACAGTGGTTGGTCTGATAGGCTGTGATGGACATTTCGAGGTTGAAATGGAGAGAGTGAAGATGGAGGGTGGGTTGGGGTGTCTCGAGGAACTCTTCAGGACAGCTGgaattgtctttttgtttttgttttttaattacatttattatttattagcgTCTGCACGTGCACGCGCCACGGCTTGCCCATGGAGGTAAAGAATAACTGTGTGGaactgttctctccttccacctctccATGTGCCCAGAGATCAAATCCAAGCTGCCAGGCTTGCACGGTAAGCTCACCAAAGAGATGCTGAGCTGGGAGACAAGTGGCCTCTTTATAAGGCGATGGAATGGACAGGATGGAAGAGTAGCTTCATGTTGGAAGAGTCCAAGGGAGAATCAAAGGCTTGGAACACCAAAGGCTTCTGTTAAACcaagaaggggtgtgtgtgtgtgtgtgtgtgtgtgtgtgtgagagagagagagagagagagagagagagaaagagagagagacagagacagagacagagaaagagagaaagaggagagacagaTCTGCACAGACTGGCAGACACAAAGGCATTTCTATGGCTTAGAGTACTGAATGTCACTCAGGCATCTTGGACTTCAAAGTGGATGTAGCAACCCCTGTATGCCTTTGGTTGGTGTCTCTGGGGCTGGGGACACCACTGCACATGAAAAAGGGTCCTATAGATAAGCAAGTAGTAAAGATGTAAACTGAGGCATCGTGGCTCCACAGGGAATCCACTGCCGTTTTCCTGAAGACCCTTGCTatcttctttccagcttccttaTGCAACTGAGTTTGGTCCACGGGAACAAAGTGAGGGAAGGACCAGCACTAGTTTTAGCCTCTCAGTGCTTCCAACTCTTCCTACCAAATGGAACCTGGGCAGGCTGATCTAACTTGGACATCACACTGTGTCACTGGAGGCAGGTTCCTCAACTcacatcatggtggaaagcaaaCCTTGGGCAGCCTGGAGAACCGTTACATTTGTTATAGCTGTACGTTCTTTCTCAACCAGGATGCTGGGGGAAATAACAAGACTCTGGGGGAAAAACCCTAAATATCCAACCATAGGAATGAACTAAAGGAAGCCTGGGATAGTCACACAGTAACACCATTCACCTAAGGTAACATGGGGGATGCTTAGTGATGTGAAAGACGTCACTCAAGGTTGTTCCCAGGGAGAAATGGTTTCCATATGAGGAGAGAGGAAGTGGAAGGCATGCCTGAGGTAGAAGGTGGTTTCATCTCACCTTGGGTTGTCCAATGTCCCCAAGTTCCTCAAATGCACCACGCAGACGCTCTGCTTTTTGATGTTCAGAATCTGGAGGTAGTGGAGGTTCAAATGCTAGAAGCCAAAGTTAAAAACACTAATTACCACATCTTCGTCTACTCTGATCCAGCAATACATGGTTTATAGATTGGCTCTCCTATACTCGAGAGTAGCCAATTACAGCATCTCAGGTACAGTGCTGAGGGACTGATCCCCACGTCTACCCCCAAAGTTTTGCTCTGGGTCCTCCCTGACTTCCTGCTAAGCTTGGACCATCTGATAGGACGGTCATGAGACATCGGGAGCTCTCTGAATTTATTGAAAGGAAACCAAATTTAGTCCttggttgtggtggtttggataggaATGGCCCCTTCAAGTGTTTGCAggcttggtcatcagggagtgacactattaggaggtgtgcccttgttggagtaggtgtggctttctttgctggaggaagtgtgtcactgggggtgggctttgaggtctcagaggttcaagccaggcccactgtctcactttctttctgctgcctgcagccTCTCAGCTGATCTCCAGTACTGTGTCTGCCTATGTGCCACCATATTTCctgctatgtctgcctgcattgATACCACGctttcccaccataatgataatggattaaacttcTGAACTGAAAGCTAGCCCCTATTAAATGTTTGATCATGGTGTcgcttcacagcaatggaacactgactaagacagctgtGGTAGCTGTATCTCACTCAGGTGGTCATGGTTAGGTAGCACCAGATCGAGCATCTCTCCATTGGCTAAGATAGCTATGCTGACTGTATCTCAAGTGGCCATGGCTACACCGCACCAGCTGCCATGTGCTCGAGAGTCGTCTCTCTCTGCTTGGCACTGCTCTGTCTTTAGCTGAATGGACTCACAGAATCCTTTTCTCCCTCATGGAGTTATGAGGGAAGAACTTCATCGtgatcatcttttttttaaaaaaaataattatcttgtattttgtgtgtgtgtgcctgagtataTGGATATACACAGCATGTATGTGGGTGACCttggagggagaagagggcagCCGATCTCAGATCTCCAAGAACTGGAGTGATAGAAGGTTGGGCGCTGCCTTgtgccaggaatcaaacccagatcctctctaagaatagcaagtgttcttaaatgctgagccatctctctatcccctacTCCATCATCATCCGCTGGAGGGGGTAGCCCTATAGAGTTGCAGTGCTCACTTACTTGTTCCTAGGGGGCACAGGTTGGGTCCCTATAAGTCTCAGGGTCATAACTATCAAATGGCCAATGCGTATGCATAATTCTGTTTGTGCATGTCTGTCTAAAGacactttatttattatatattattggtTTGTCAGCTTTGAACTTGAAGCAAGAACACTTATAACTCATGCTGAAGTgaggtgtttctttttttctttctttctttctttctttctttcttttttttttttttttttttctcgagacaaggtttctctgtgtagccctggctgtcctggaactcactctgtagaccaggctggcctcgaactcagaaatccgcctgcctctgcctcccaagtactgggattaaaggcctgtgccaccactgcccacctgAGTGAGGTGTTTCTTTCATACATTTTCTTTGCAAGCCATTCCACAATCTTACTATGTTTACTGTGGCTCTAGGCTTGGGGACCACTTTCAAACGACAAAGTCTCCCACAGGTACATCGACGCAAACAGGCATTTCGCTGAAGAGACTGAATATCTGCTCACTCCGTGACAGCGGAATCAAGCCTTGTTGGACAACGGCCGGGAGGGGACACCTTCCATGAGCCTTGCGCTTTTGGCCAGTCTGCCGCTTTCAAAGTGACTGTAGGAGCATCAGGGTAGACAACTGGGGACCGTAAACGATATTGAGCCACTGAGAACAGACTCTGAGCATAAAGATGGACCGACTGTATTTGCATTGTACAGGCGAGGAAACGGAGATGCCAAAGACAAAGTTGCTCAGGCTCTCAGAGATGCAGAAATCCAAAGTGCACAGCTGCAACTGGAGCCCAGCTGTCAGGCGCCAGGCAAGGGAAGAACAGGGCAGTAAACATCCAAGAAAGTGTTTGAGGAAGCATGGGTTACAGGTTCGGCCCTTCAAACCCTAGCCGTCTCTCTCTCTGACCAgtccacttttgtttgttttgtttttaaactttctttttcagTGTTATAGAAAGAACCCAAGAACTCTTGAACGCTAAGTGACCATGTCACTGCTGAGCTACAAAGCTAGccctatttttattattgttttttattttaatgacagGACCTCAAGAATCCTAAGCTGGGTTTAAACCTGTAGACATTATTATCCCACAGCCTACTCCACCTTTGTCCATAGCTCTCCCCTTCCTAGAATGCTCCCCAGACCCGTTCTTTGGCATCTATCACGGCCCTCTCCGGAAAGCCTTCCTTCACCCTACTGCTGTCTTTTCAAGCCACGGAGTAACAGATTCTGTTCTTTGCATCTACTAAGAACCGAGACTTATCTGAAGTGCTAAGGCCTTTGCGAATACAGTTTAATTCTCCCGCCAAAATCGCAAAATGGGTGTTACCCTTTAATCTCCTCGGAACAGAAAGCCAAGCCCTGCCCCCAGACAGTTAGGGTCTCCCCAAGGTCACAGGGCTCTCCAGCGCCGCGCAGTCAGAACGTGGAACCAAGATCCCCTCATTTTCCAAAAGCTGGACTCTAGGGCTCTGCTgctacacctgtgatcccagcagagaggaggcaggaggatcacaggatTGAAGCCACTTTGGGGTACTCAGCCAATCCTAggctagccagggatacagagtgaggcaaacaagcaacaaaaagcCCTGCTCAGAGCAACTCCACAACCCCATTAGTCTCACGCCCTGAAAAAGGCAACTTCGGAGTGCACACAATAATAAACACGCCCTGCTGCACACGCTATACATCCTGTGTTAATTACGGAAACTCGTCTTTTCCCATCCCCACCGCCAAGGTCCGAAGCCCGCGCAAACACCGCGCGCGCCCTGCACCCAAACGCGCGCGCAACCAGAGCGACTCGGCGCGTGCGCGCTGCGCGTCCCCGGCATAGGGGCGGGCGCGGCCTGCGCTCCGGTGTGCGGCCCGGCGAAGCGCGTACTCACGGCGTGGCGGGTGGCGCCGGCGTTGACTGTGACATGTAGGCCTCGGCGGCCGCAGGTTACGATCGGTTCCCTCCAGCGCGGGTTCCCGACCCAGGCGGAGGCCCGGGACGCCGTCCGGGGCAGCAAGCCCACGGCTGCGCGACCTCCGAACGCCCACATGCTACTCCAGCTCCGCGGCCGCTCCGCCCCGCGCGAGGACTCGGTGGTGCCACCTGGTGGccgtgccccccccccgcccccccccgcccccccccccccccgagcgcCGCGGCTGGGCTCCTGCGCGCAGGTCCAGCACTACAGCCCTGTGCAGACCTTTAACCAGAACCCAGAACCTGCTCTGCGCCAAACTCGCAACGTATCCCTTGGGCAGCACTAGTGTGTAAACACTGACCCCTGCAAGTTTATTCGCTGACAACAATTTTACAGAGTGGTAGTGGGTGATTCTGAAGATACGCTGGTGATCAAAATAGCtttgcttaaaaaacaaaacaaaactagttcTAACAGCTAGCTTCAACTGCCCGATCATCTCAAATTCCGCATCTCTTAGGCAATAGAAGTACCAGGCAGCATGAATGGAGGAGGGGCTTCCGTAGCCCCAGGCTCAGCCGAGGAACTATTGGTTGCTGATGGCTATAGGATGAGGGAGGGTGAGTTTTCTTCTGGGATATGGCCTCTGATTGGCTGTCCTAGCTCCATGGGGATGGTCCTACACTGTATACACTGTTAGGGCTAAGTGGAgtcggtttaaaaaaaaaaaaattcagagcggtggtagtgtacacctttaatcccagcacccgagaggcagagtcaggtatatggagttcgaggccagcttgagctacatagtgagtttcagaacagccggagctacatagtgagacctagtcaaaataaataagtaaataaacaaataaacacataaataaataaaaatttaaaaaggaacataaaattgggaggaggggtggggtggtTCGGTAGGAGTTGGGAGTGGCAGGTGAGTTTGATCGAAaacacattgtatacatgtatgggaTTCTGAAACAACAGTAGGAATAAGGAAGTGCCCGGCTGAAGTACCCGAATGCTTCTTGGATGAGGAGTAGTCAGGACTGGTGATTGGTTCTCCtcatagctgtttttttttttttcccccccagcaGCCCCAACAGGTTCCTCACACTCCTGGTAGTTCTCCTGGCTTTTATGTCAGTGTGAGAAGGAGTCTGTGCATTGTCTCGGGTTGCCATTATGACACTGGAGAACTCTGAGCTTCAAGAGTTAAGAGACAGTGTCAGAGGAGTCTTTTGCCTCCAGGGTCTCAAGAAGGATTGAATGACAGCAGCGGTCAGCAGCAAAGCGTTTAAGAACATCCTCCATGTACCACCTGACTTGGGATACTATTGCTTCTGATTTCCCACAAAAAGCCACAAAGGAAAGGGGAAGTTTGTAGTGACTGCTAATGcaaccctccccctctctctttctctctctccttccttcctctccttctccctctctgaccTGTAGCTAATTTTCAGATATGGAATTGGAAGCCCTGACATATTAAGTGACTCCCCCCTGATTGAAGGGGAGTTAGAACCCTGGCTTCCTGATTTCTGGTCCGAGGGCTCTTACACCCTCTGTCTTAGAAAAGGAGTTTTTCTTAGTTTCAATATCACAGCTCTAACTGGCTCTCTGGGATCATGTGCCCATCCATGGAAGCCAATAGTCTGCAAAACAGTGAGGGCTACGCTACCGGTCAGCATCATGGTCCATTCTGTGCTGCTGTAATGTACTGCCTGAGGCTGGTTAGATTATAAAGAACAGAAATGGATCCtctggagaggaagagaagaatgcTGTTCCTCACACAACAGAAAGGCCTCCAACAAGCCCTGTGTATAGCAAGGGTTGAGCCCTCATGACCCAGACCCATCCAAAGGCAACATCTTCcaatactggtgtgtgtgtgtgtgtgtgtgtgtgtgtgtgtgtgtgtgtgtgttaagggtCTCAAGAAGAATTCATGGAGTTGACAAAAGCATTCAAACCACAGAAGCCAGTACCAGGGAGGGGCACGTTCTGGTGAAGAGGCATGGAAAGTTCCAGTGATAGCTATTCCGGTCGGAAGTGATGTTGCACATATTCCCAAAACAATGACTTCCACGATGGGGGACTGTAAGCCTGTTCATTTACTTATAGATCAGAGAAGTTCAAGGTGTTCCTCCCTAACATCTGCCAAGGACATAGCGCTGTTTACTGAGGAGCTGGGAACAGCTCCTTGT
This genomic stretch from Mus musculus strain C57BL/6J chromosome 19, GRCm38.p6 C57BL/6J harbors:
- the Fxn gene encoding frataxin, mitochondrial precursor, which produces MWAFGGRAAVGLLPRTASRASAWVGNPRWREPIVTCGRRGLHVTVNAGATRHAHLNLHYLQILNIKKQSVCVVHLRNLGTLDNPSSLDETAYERLAEETLDSLAEFFEDLADKPYTLEDYDVSFGDGVLTIKLGGDLGTYVINKQTPNKQIWLSSPSSGPKRYDWTGKNWVYSHDGVSLHELLARELTKALNTKLDLSSLAYSGKGT